Proteins encoded by one window of Astatotilapia calliptera chromosome 13, fAstCal1.2, whole genome shotgun sequence:
- the grem2a gene encoding gremlin-2 codes for MLWRITIPVILAGVLCITAETKKSRPQGAIPSPYKSKGNLSADRHHRLLQQKPEVLSSSREALVVTERRYLRRDWCKTQPLRQTISEEGCRSRTVVNRFCYGQCNSFYIPRHMGPSSSQGQSRGQTSGSGRKNHNKAQEPFQSCSFCRPHRITQLTVQLDCPDLQPPFRHRKVQRVKQCRCMSVDVSGHGKL; via the coding sequence ATGCTGTGGAGAATAACTATCCCTGTCATACTGGCTGGGGTgctctgcatcactgcagagaCCAAAAAGTCCCGTCCTCAGGGAGCCATCCCATCTCCATACAAGTCCAAAGGAAACCTGTCTGCGGACCGTCACCATCGATTGCTTCAGCAGAAACCAGAGGTGCTATCCTCTAGCCGGGAAGCCTTGGTTGTGACAGAGCGCCGTTACCTCCGCAGAGACTGGTGCAAGACCCAACCTCTTCGTCAGACAATCAGTGAGGAGGGCTGCCGCAGCCGCACTGTGGTCAACCGTTTTTGCTATGGCCAGTGTAACTCATTCTACATACCACGGCATATGGGTCCAAGCTCGAGTCAGGGACAGAGTCGAGGCCAAACCTCAGGCTCGGGaagaaaaaaccacaacaaagcCCAGGAGCCATTTCAGTCCTGCTCCTTCTGTAGGCCACATCGCATCACACAGCTCACAGTGCAGCTAGACTGCCCAGACCTGCAGCCCCCTTTCAGACACCGCAAGGTGCAGAGAGTCAAACAGTGTCGCTGCATGTCTGTGGATGTGAGCGGCCATGGGAAACTGTGA